In a single window of the Natronosalvus caseinilyticus genome:
- a CDS encoding aminomethyltransferase family protein, with translation MHASVIESIHDDHGATFTERGGRRVVDHYGRPERAHRAVRNGVGLIEAAYGVIVVEGDDRLEYVDNVVSNRVPGTDGEGCYALLLDPQGRIESDLYVYNAGERLLLFTPPGHAADIAADWSEKVFIQDVEIREASDEFAIFGVHGPNATEKIASVLNGAAAPEDRFTFVRGSMGDAGVSVVRTDDLAGEESYEVVCGVDVAPDVYEVLSIQGLNAAPFGYRTWDTLTLEAGTPIFESELEGTIPNVLGLDLALDFEKGCYVGQEVVSRVENRGRPSRKLIGLILESGFSPDSDSGLEPDTNPESESPTDALPTAGATVFDGDATVGEITRAAVSPILEEPIALALVEYDLEALELSVRVGGEEVDATSMELPFVEGSERSARMPGYE, from the coding sequence ATGCACGCGAGCGTCATCGAGTCGATCCACGACGACCACGGCGCGACGTTCACTGAACGCGGCGGGCGCCGCGTCGTCGACCACTACGGCCGGCCCGAACGCGCCCACCGCGCCGTCAGGAACGGCGTCGGGCTGATCGAGGCCGCCTACGGCGTGATCGTCGTCGAGGGCGACGATCGCCTCGAGTACGTCGATAACGTCGTCTCGAATCGAGTCCCTGGCACCGACGGCGAAGGGTGCTACGCCCTGTTGCTCGATCCCCAGGGTCGAATCGAGTCCGATCTGTACGTCTACAACGCGGGCGAGCGCCTGCTCCTCTTCACGCCGCCCGGTCACGCTGCGGACATCGCCGCCGACTGGTCCGAGAAGGTGTTCATCCAGGACGTCGAGATCCGCGAGGCGAGCGACGAGTTCGCCATCTTCGGGGTTCACGGCCCGAATGCGACCGAGAAGATCGCGAGCGTGCTCAACGGGGCCGCCGCGCCCGAGGATCGGTTCACGTTCGTCCGGGGCTCGATGGGTGACGCCGGGGTTAGCGTCGTGCGAACCGACGACCTCGCCGGCGAGGAGAGTTACGAGGTCGTCTGCGGCGTCGACGTCGCACCCGACGTCTACGAGGTGCTCTCGATCCAGGGGCTCAACGCGGCTCCGTTCGGCTACCGAACCTGGGACACCCTCACGCTCGAGGCCGGCACCCCGATATTCGAGTCGGAACTCGAGGGGACGATTCCGAACGTACTCGGACTGGACCTGGCGCTGGACTTCGAAAAGGGGTGTTACGTCGGCCAGGAGGTCGTCTCGCGGGTCGAGAATCGGGGACGGCCGAGTCGCAAGTTGATCGGGTTGATTCTCGAGTCCGGTTTCAGTCCGGATTCCGATTCCGGTCTCGAACCCGATACCAACCCGGAGTCCGAATCGCCGACCGACGCCCTGCCGACAGCGGGGGCGACCGTCTTCGACGGCGACGCCACCGTCGGCGAGATCACCCGCGCCGCGGTCAGCCCCATCCTCGAGGAGCCGATCGCGCTCGCGCTCGTCGAGTACGACCTCGAGGCTCTCGAGCTCTCGGTTCGGGTGGGCGGCGAGGAAGTGGACGCGACGTCGATGGAGCTCCCGTTCGTGGAGGGATCGGAGCGATCCGCGCGTATGCCGGGTTACGAGTGA
- a CDS encoding PQQ-binding-like beta-propeller repeat protein, with product MAAGGTLVAGSVLATAGVTSEGTAEAGLEEPTGWSSYGGNPGNARYLPTDGEFPEPERVAWEYDQGGDIAVVDGRVYVCTTAAEGPSEVHALDAADGSVQWVSEGLPADGTPAVAGDSVYVGGEQLTALNAADGSVRWTREFEADDPTVSSPTVVYGRLYTVANGTLYALDPADGSIDWQRETVEISDDGEALETEPVAVAGEQAYAITAEGNIAAFDATTGETAWTSSGVLGTRMHGPVTATEQAVYIRFHGSGVESLEFDPETGETSTRPGFSPIAATGETRASHDDLGVYVSHEEGGWSDGYASKAALGDGGSVTLVGDTLVVTSETMWGEGRTASGFDVEDGTVRWDMPADEADIDVFRVRAVDEETLYDYGRNYGRDRIRALRPAETDEGENEDQNEDGNDESGTGSGDGREDGSSGDDPDDGDGADDGVEDDAPDEDEVC from the coding sequence TTGGCAGCCGGTGGAACGCTCGTCGCTGGAAGTGTCCTCGCTACGGCAGGAGTGACATCGGAGGGGACGGCCGAAGCCGGCCTCGAGGAACCGACCGGCTGGTCGTCCTACGGTGGGAACCCCGGGAACGCCAGATACCTACCCACGGACGGCGAGTTTCCGGAACCGGAGCGAGTCGCCTGGGAGTACGACCAGGGCGGAGACATCGCCGTCGTCGACGGCCGCGTCTACGTTTGCACGACTGCCGCCGAAGGCCCTTCCGAGGTCCACGCCCTGGACGCGGCGGACGGCTCCGTCCAGTGGGTGAGCGAGGGACTGCCCGCCGACGGGACGCCCGCGGTGGCCGGCGATTCCGTCTACGTCGGCGGCGAACAGCTGACGGCGCTCAACGCCGCGGACGGCTCGGTCCGCTGGACGCGCGAGTTCGAGGCCGACGACCCGACCGTCTCGAGTCCGACGGTCGTCTACGGACGCCTGTACACCGTCGCGAACGGGACGCTCTACGCACTCGACCCGGCGGACGGCTCGATCGACTGGCAGCGCGAGACTGTCGAAATCTCCGACGATGGGGAGGCGCTCGAGACGGAGCCGGTGGCCGTCGCGGGTGAGCAGGCTTATGCGATAACTGCCGAGGGGAACATCGCGGCCTTCGACGCGACCACCGGCGAGACGGCGTGGACATCATCCGGTGTCCTGGGAACGCGAATGCATGGGCCGGTGACGGCAACGGAACAGGCGGTGTACATCCGATTCCACGGATCCGGTGTCGAGAGTCTGGAGTTCGACCCGGAAACCGGGGAGACGAGCACTCGCCCGGGATTCAGCCCGATCGCCGCGACCGGTGAGACCAGGGCCTCCCACGACGATTTGGGGGTTTACGTGAGTCACGAGGAAGGTGGGTGGAGCGATGGCTACGCTTCCAAAGCGGCACTTGGAGACGGCGGGAGCGTGACGCTCGTCGGCGACACGCTCGTCGTCACGAGCGAGACGATGTGGGGAGAGGGGCGAACGGCGTCTGGATTCGACGTCGAGGACGGCACAGTGCGATGGGACATGCCAGCCGATGAGGCCGATATCGACGTGTTCAGAGTGCGAGCGGTCGACGAGGAGACGCTGTACGATTACGGACGCAATTATGGTCGCGACCGAATCCGGGCATTGCGTCCGGCCGAAACGGACGAGGGTGAGAACGAAGACCAGAACGAAGACGGAAACGATGAATCGGGAACTGGTTCCGGGGACGGTCGCGAGGACGGATCGTCCGGCGACGACCCCGATGACGGAGACGGTGCGGACGACGGTGTGGAGGACGACGCACCCGACGAAGACGAGGTCTGCTGA
- the hmgA gene encoding hydroxymethylglutaryl-CoA reductase (NADPH), with translation MTDAETLAERVRTGELRLHELEEHADHDTATAARRALLEAETDADLETVGEYAFDAEVAESAIENMIGAAQVPMGVAGPVTVDGGAASGQYRLPLATTEGALLASVNRGLSVIESAGGANARVTKNGMTRAPVFRVEGVVEAAETVEWVGENLEALREAAESTTSHGQLLDVEPYVVGDSVFLRFAYDTKDAMGMNMVTIATDEACAVVEEHTPASLVAVSGNLCSDKKPAAINAIEGRGRSVTADVVIPGEVVEDRLHTTADAIAEANTRKNLIGSAKAGSLGFNAHAANVVGAAFLATGQDEAQVVEGANAITTMDARPNDDGDENGSSDLYASVSLASLEVGTVGGGTKLPTQSEALDVLGLRGGGDPAGSNADALAEVIAVGALAGELSLLAALASRHLASAHADLGR, from the coding sequence ATGACCGACGCCGAGACCCTTGCCGAGCGCGTCCGGACGGGCGAGTTGCGACTGCACGAACTAGAGGAGCACGCCGACCACGACACCGCCACCGCGGCCCGTCGCGCCCTGCTCGAGGCCGAGACCGACGCCGACCTCGAGACGGTCGGCGAGTACGCCTTCGACGCCGAGGTGGCCGAATCCGCAATCGAGAACATGATCGGCGCGGCTCAGGTGCCGATGGGCGTCGCCGGCCCCGTCACCGTCGACGGCGGCGCCGCGAGCGGGCAGTACCGACTGCCGCTGGCGACAACCGAGGGCGCCCTGCTGGCCTCGGTCAATCGCGGCCTCTCGGTGATCGAGTCGGCCGGCGGCGCGAACGCCCGCGTGACGAAGAACGGTATGACCCGCGCCCCCGTGTTTCGGGTCGAGGGCGTCGTCGAGGCCGCCGAGACCGTCGAGTGGGTCGGCGAGAACCTCGAGGCCCTGCGCGAGGCCGCCGAGTCCACGACGAGCCACGGCCAGTTGCTCGACGTCGAGCCGTACGTCGTCGGCGATTCGGTCTTCCTGCGGTTCGCCTACGACACCAAGGACGCGATGGGGATGAACATGGTCACGATCGCCACCGATGAAGCGTGTGCGGTCGTCGAAGAACACACGCCCGCATCGCTGGTCGCCGTCTCGGGGAACCTCTGTTCGGACAAGAAACCCGCAGCGATCAACGCCATCGAGGGCCGCGGTCGCTCGGTCACGGCGGACGTTGTGATCCCCGGTGAGGTCGTCGAGGACCGCCTGCACACGACCGCCGACGCCATCGCGGAGGCTAACACCCGCAAGAACCTGATCGGGAGCGCCAAGGCGGGCAGCCTGGGGTTCAACGCCCACGCGGCCAACGTCGTCGGCGCGGCCTTCCTCGCGACCGGCCAGGACGAGGCCCAGGTCGTCGAGGGGGCGAACGCGATTACGACGATGGACGCCCGCCCGAACGACGATGGGGACGAGAACGGCTCGAGTGACCTCTACGCCTCCGTCTCGCTCGCCTCCCTCGAGGTCGGCACCGTCGGCGGCGGCACGAAACTCCCGACCCAGTCCGAGGCGCTCGACGTGCTGGGTCTGCGCGGCGGCGGCGACCCAGCCGGGTCCAACGCCGACGCCCTCGCGGAGGTCATCGCGGTCGGTGCACTGGCGGGCGAACTCTCCCTGCTGGCGGCGCTGGCCTCGAGACACCTCGCGAGCGCACACGCGGATCTGGGCCGATAG
- a CDS encoding class I SAM-dependent methyltransferase translates to MADRNAVRRSYDELSPVYAAQRSDDGPGTRVLERFLGSLENPQRVLDAGCGQGTPVLSRLAETTTAVGLDFSREQLRLATDAAPGADLLQGDMTTLPLEESSFDAVVAYWSLIHVPLEAHGNVIDEFARVLRPGGRLLLCEGTNAWTGENPDWLESGVEMAWEIAGAEATRGQLQEAGFEVLEEWGVPEEFADNDGEGKDEYGEDNGSEGDGEDEGHPWTFFVARLDRA, encoded by the coding sequence ATGGCCGACAGGAACGCCGTTCGCCGGAGCTACGACGAACTGTCCCCGGTCTACGCGGCCCAGCGATCGGACGACGGCCCCGGGACGAGGGTCCTCGAGCGCTTTCTGGGCTCGCTCGAGAACCCCCAACGCGTTCTCGACGCGGGCTGTGGCCAGGGAACCCCCGTACTGTCGCGGCTGGCCGAGACGACGACCGCCGTCGGGCTCGACTTCTCGCGCGAACAGCTGCGACTGGCGACCGACGCCGCGCCCGGGGCCGACCTCCTCCAGGGGGACATGACGACGCTCCCGCTTGAGGAGTCGTCGTTCGATGCGGTCGTCGCCTACTGGTCGCTGATCCACGTCCCGCTCGAGGCCCATGGAAACGTGATTGACGAGTTCGCGCGCGTCCTCCGACCGGGCGGACGACTCCTCCTGTGTGAGGGGACGAACGCCTGGACCGGCGAGAACCCGGACTGGCTCGAGAGCGGCGTCGAGATGGCCTGGGAGATCGCGGGCGCGGAGGCGACGCGGGGTCAGTTGCAGGAGGCGGGATTCGAGGTGCTCGAGGAGTGGGGTGTGCCGGAGGAGTTCGCCGACAACGACGGCGAAGGGAAAGACGAGTACGGAGAGGACAACGGCAGCGAAGGCGATGGAGAAGACGAGGGCCACCCGTGGACGTTCTTCGTCGCTCGACTCGATCGGGCCTGA
- a CDS encoding amidohydrolase, producing the protein MTEAADTVLVDARVYSLADVDGTDPDAPEPDPAEALAIRDGEIVRVGSEYEVRFLEGVETDVIDCEGRPVLPGFIDAHTHVENMGQYLVHVDLSAAETLEGALDALATHADDASDREWLLGFGYDESAWPENRYLTAADLDAVSEDRPVVAMRVDMHTASLNSVTLERLAGSMPDADVETEGGEPTGVVVEEATEAVWEAIEPDYAETRDLVTAALDHANALGVTGVHDKVRQSHAPRVYRDLEAADAPTCRVRLDYWSDHLESLLDAGLATNGGSEFVQVGGIKSFTDGSFGGRTAKLFEPYLDRPEGGTEGANDGRGQWVVDPDELEAIATKATAEGDYQLTVHAIGDEAVEETISAFEATPNVESARHRVEHVELTTDDHLERMADAGIVASVQPNFLQWADEGGMYDRRLGEERRRRTDRYRSMLEAGVPLAFGSDCMPLDPLLGVHHAVNAPVEAQRLSVTAALRAYTAGAAYAGFDEDRLGTLEVGKKADITVLEASPWDQPEKIDEIDVATTLVDGAVVHDAGLESN; encoded by the coding sequence ATGACTGAAGCTGCCGACACGGTGCTCGTCGACGCCCGCGTCTACTCGCTGGCGGACGTGGACGGGACCGACCCCGACGCACCTGAACCCGATCCGGCGGAAGCGCTGGCGATCCGCGACGGCGAAATCGTCCGCGTCGGCTCCGAGTACGAGGTTCGCTTCCTCGAGGGCGTCGAAACCGATGTGATCGACTGTGAGGGCCGCCCCGTTCTTCCGGGATTCATCGACGCGCACACGCACGTGGAGAACATGGGCCAGTACCTCGTCCACGTCGACCTCTCCGCCGCCGAGACGCTCGAGGGTGCCCTCGACGCGCTCGCGACCCACGCCGATGACGCGAGCGACCGCGAGTGGCTCCTCGGCTTCGGCTACGACGAGAGCGCGTGGCCCGAGAACCGCTACCTCACTGCAGCCGATCTGGACGCCGTCAGCGAGGACCGTCCCGTCGTCGCGATGCGCGTCGACATGCACACTGCCTCGCTGAACTCGGTCACGCTCGAGCGCCTGGCCGGGTCGATGCCGGACGCCGACGTCGAAACCGAAGGCGGCGAGCCAACCGGCGTCGTGGTCGAGGAAGCGACCGAGGCCGTCTGGGAAGCCATCGAACCCGACTACGCGGAGACGCGCGACCTCGTCACCGCCGCCCTCGACCACGCGAACGCGCTGGGCGTGACCGGCGTTCACGACAAGGTCCGTCAGTCCCACGCTCCGCGAGTGTACCGGGATCTCGAGGCCGCGGACGCGCCTACCTGCCGGGTGCGACTGGATTACTGGAGCGACCACCTCGAGAGCCTGCTGGATGCCGGACTCGCGACGAACGGCGGGAGCGAGTTCGTCCAGGTCGGCGGGATCAAGTCCTTTACCGACGGGAGTTTCGGCGGCCGGACGGCGAAGCTGTTCGAGCCCTACCTCGACCGCCCAGAGGGCGGGACTGAGGGAGCGAATGATGGTCGCGGCCAGTGGGTCGTCGACCCCGACGAACTCGAGGCAATCGCCACGAAAGCCACTGCTGAGGGCGACTATCAGCTCACCGTCCACGCCATCGGCGACGAAGCGGTCGAGGAGACGATTTCGGCGTTCGAGGCGACGCCGAACGTCGAGTCGGCGCGCCACCGGGTCGAGCACGTCGAACTCACGACCGACGACCACCTCGAGCGGATGGCCGACGCGGGTATCGTCGCCTCCGTCCAGCCGAACTTCCTCCAGTGGGCGGACGAGGGCGGGATGTACGACCGGCGACTCGGCGAGGAGCGACGCCGACGAACGGACCGCTATCGGTCGATGCTCGAGGCGGGCGTTCCGCTGGCGTTCGGTTCGGATTGCATGCCGCTCGACCCGTTACTGGGGGTTCACCACGCGGTGAACGCGCCCGTCGAAGCCCAGCGGCTCTCGGTGACCGCCGCACTCCGGGCCTACACCGCGGGCGCAGCCTACGCCGGGTTCGACGAGGACCGACTGGGGACGCTCGAAGTCGGCAAGAAGGCGGATATCACGGTTCTCGAGGCGTCGCCGTGGGATCAGCCGGAGAAAATCGACGAGATCGACGTCGCGACGACGCTCGTCGACGGGGCCGTAGTCCACGACGCGGGGCTTGAATCGAACTGA
- a CDS encoding MFS transporter yields the protein MSLEDSQTEAADPLDAWRQFFALERDVIVLSLAMFAFSLSFQMTSRYMAEYMVALGATGVAVGLFGTFGNVISAVYPYPGGAISDRIGSRYALTAFGFLATVGFGIWLAAPLLADVAVGPTNLAIVAIFLGLILAQAWKSFGLGATYAIVKQAVPPSQLAAGFASTESFRRTAFLVGPLIAALVFAPFTSASDEVVFAFQLILVIAVAFGVFGTLVQHRLYDSSDDSFGKEFEGISQLLDDLRNLPGPLRPLLVGDTLVRFANGMVYVFFVLVVTDFLAVGLELPTSVPVVGNSLSPQAYFGLLLSLEMAVALLVMIPAAKAAEHVGLKPVVALGFLVYAVFPIMLISVPEGGVGALSTAGVLAVLFAFSGLRFAGLPAHKALIVGPAEMGAGGRVTGAYYLLRNVIVIPSAALGGFLWAGLSNPLTGEPILTGDPVLAFTIATVIGLVGTGYFLVFGEEFEAYR from the coding sequence ATGAGCCTCGAGGACTCACAGACGGAGGCGGCCGATCCGCTCGACGCCTGGCGCCAGTTCTTCGCCCTCGAGCGAGACGTGATCGTCCTCTCGCTCGCCATGTTCGCGTTCAGCCTGAGCTTCCAGATGACGAGTCGCTACATGGCCGAGTACATGGTCGCGCTGGGGGCGACGGGCGTCGCCGTCGGGCTCTTCGGCACCTTTGGCAACGTGATCAGCGCCGTCTACCCCTACCCCGGCGGGGCGATCTCGGACCGAATCGGCTCGCGGTACGCGCTCACCGCGTTCGGCTTTCTCGCGACGGTCGGGTTCGGGATCTGGCTCGCGGCGCCCCTCCTCGCCGACGTCGCCGTCGGCCCTACCAACCTCGCCATCGTCGCCATCTTCCTCGGACTGATCCTCGCCCAGGCCTGGAAGTCCTTCGGCCTCGGGGCCACCTACGCCATCGTCAAGCAGGCCGTCCCGCCCTCACAGTTGGCGGCGGGATTCGCCAGCACCGAGAGTTTTCGACGCACCGCGTTCCTCGTCGGCCCCCTGATCGCCGCCCTCGTCTTCGCCCCCTTCACCAGCGCCAGCGACGAGGTGGTCTTCGCCTTCCAGCTGATCCTCGTCATCGCCGTCGCCTTCGGCGTCTTTGGGACCCTCGTCCAGCACCGGCTGTACGACTCGAGCGATGACTCCTTCGGCAAGGAGTTCGAGGGCATTTCCCAGCTTCTCGACGACCTCCGGAACCTCCCCGGCCCGCTGCGGCCGCTCCTGGTCGGGGACACCCTCGTCCGATTCGCCAACGGGATGGTGTACGTCTTCTTCGTCCTCGTCGTGACCGACTTTCTCGCGGTGGGTCTCGAGCTCCCGACGTCGGTTCCAGTCGTTGGGAACTCGCTCTCTCCCCAGGCGTACTTCGGATTGCTCCTGAGCCTCGAGATGGCGGTCGCCCTGCTGGTGATGATCCCGGCCGCGAAGGCCGCCGAGCACGTGGGACTGAAGCCGGTGGTCGCGCTCGGCTTTCTCGTCTATGCGGTGTTCCCGATCATGCTGATCTCGGTGCCCGAGGGCGGGGTTGGCGCGCTCTCCACGGCGGGGGTCCTCGCGGTCCTGTTCGCGTTCTCGGGCCTCCGATTCGCGGGTCTGCCGGCCCACAAGGCCCTGATCGTCGGCCCCGCCGAGATGGGCGCTGGGGGTCGAGTCACGGGCGCGTACTACCTCCTGCGGAACGTGATCGTGATCCCCAGTGCCGCCCTCGGGGGGTTCCTCTGGGCGGGGCTGTCGAATCCCCTGACGGGGGAGCCGATCCTGACCGGCGATCCGGTCCTCGCCTTCACCATCGCGACCGTCATCGGCCTCGTCGGGACGGGCTACTTCCTCGTCTTTGGCGAGGAGTTCGAAGCCTATCGGTAG
- the gfo6 gene encoding D-xylose 1-dehydrogenase Gfo6, producing the protein MELEEHFREITRRDWEQESVDGTVRIAIVGVGGFARNRALPGIEAGEYCETTALVTSSPESVAAESIAADVDHCIDYDAFKSGDYADAYDAVYVSTPNARHGEYAIAAAEQGAHVICEKPLETSVERAQAIVDACEDAGVTLMTAYRHQTEPIVRRAREVVANGVVGDIVQIHASFSHPLLEETDPDTWRLDPELAGGGALVDLGIYPLNGIRFLLECEPVCVYANTYTEPPFEPVDRDVAFQFELQTGATASCTASYDAHASSQLKLVGTDGSVLVSSPFGGVVPHEIRVEYDDVCMEYTGEPTDEVREEFDYFGYCVLTGTTPEPDGEDGVADLAVVEAAYESADERCEVSVDVDRT; encoded by the coding sequence ATGGAACTCGAGGAACACTTCAGGGAGATCACCCGTCGCGACTGGGAGCAGGAATCGGTCGACGGGACGGTCAGGATCGCCATCGTCGGCGTGGGCGGGTTCGCGCGCAACCGGGCGCTCCCGGGAATCGAGGCCGGCGAGTACTGCGAGACGACCGCCCTGGTCACGAGTTCGCCGGAGTCGGTGGCGGCGGAATCGATCGCCGCCGACGTCGACCACTGCATCGACTACGACGCGTTCAAGTCGGGCGACTACGCCGACGCCTACGACGCCGTCTACGTCTCGACGCCCAACGCGCGCCACGGCGAGTATGCCATCGCGGCCGCCGAGCAGGGCGCTCACGTCATCTGCGAGAAACCGCTCGAGACGAGCGTCGAGCGCGCCCAGGCGATCGTCGACGCCTGCGAGGACGCCGGCGTGACGCTCATGACCGCCTACCGCCACCAGACGGAACCGATCGTTCGCCGGGCGCGAGAGGTCGTCGCCAACGGGGTGGTCGGCGACATCGTCCAGATTCACGCCAGTTTCTCACACCCGCTACTCGAGGAGACCGACCCCGACACCTGGCGCCTCGATCCGGAACTGGCCGGCGGCGGCGCGCTCGTCGACCTGGGCATCTATCCGCTGAACGGCATCCGGTTCCTGCTCGAGTGCGAACCCGTCTGCGTCTACGCGAACACGTACACCGAGCCCCCGTTCGAGCCCGTCGACCGGGACGTGGCCTTCCAGTTCGAGTTACAGACCGGCGCGACGGCCTCCTGTACCGCCAGCTACGACGCTCACGCGAGCAGTCAACTGAAACTGGTCGGCACCGATGGATCGGTCCTGGTTTCCTCGCCGTTCGGCGGCGTCGTCCCCCACGAGATTCGCGTCGAGTACGACGACGTATGCATGGAGTACACCGGCGAGCCCACCGACGAGGTTCGCGAGGAGTTCGATTACTTCGGCTACTGCGTGCTCACCGGGACGACGCCCGAGCCCGACGGCGAGGACGGCGTGGCCGACCTCGCGGTGGTCGAGGCGGCCTACGAGTCCGCGGACGAGCGGTGTGAGGTTTCGGTCGACGTCGATCGGACGTGA
- a CDS encoding succinylglutamate desuccinylase/aspartoacylase family protein — MTTTLGTASASPGEIDTGRLEVGETRDGSPFGLPVAVINGAEPGKTLYVQAASDGDELNGIGVLSRAVPRVDPTDLSGTILAVGVVNYHAFQVAEHRNPIDDTKMNRTYPGNESGTSSERIAHATFQIAREADLIVDLHQGSTSRMIDEVRVRCGHRHRLHESCLELARVFALECGHILDQKGPEGQLARAAPNEGIPTIDPELGGAVGWDEGSIEKGVAGLFNVLRYYGFLEDEGELVEQTRATGFDQYGSPVGGLVRFEPSLGERVAAGDTLFEVTTPFGESKATVTADNDGIFWRSRRLPQVATGEYVCSVGTDLEVI; from the coding sequence ATGACGACGACGCTCGGGACGGCGAGCGCGTCACCCGGCGAGATCGACACGGGCCGACTCGAGGTCGGCGAAACCCGAGACGGCAGCCCGTTCGGCCTCCCGGTCGCCGTGATCAACGGCGCCGAACCGGGGAAGACGCTCTACGTGCAGGCAGCCAGCGACGGCGACGAGTTGAACGGCATCGGCGTGCTCAGCCGCGCCGTTCCACGGGTCGACCCCACCGACCTGTCGGGAACCATCCTGGCCGTGGGAGTCGTCAACTACCACGCCTTCCAGGTGGCCGAGCACCGCAACCCGATCGACGACACGAAGATGAACCGGACCTACCCCGGCAACGAGTCGGGCACCTCGAGCGAGCGCATCGCCCACGCCACGTTCCAGATCGCCCGCGAAGCCGACCTCATCGTGGACCTCCACCAGGGGTCGACCAGCCGCATGATCGACGAGGTGCGGGTCCGCTGTGGTCACCGTCACCGCCTCCACGAGTCGTGTCTCGAACTCGCGCGCGTGTTCGCCCTCGAGTGCGGTCACATTCTCGACCAGAAAGGCCCCGAGGGACAGCTCGCCCGCGCGGCACCGAACGAGGGCATCCCGACGATCGACCCCGAACTCGGCGGAGCCGTCGGCTGGGACGAGGGGAGCATCGAGAAGGGCGTCGCAGGACTGTTCAACGTCCTCCGGTACTACGGCTTCCTCGAGGACGAAGGCGAACTCGTCGAGCAGACGCGAGCGACCGGGTTCGACCAGTACGGCTCGCCGGTCGGCGGCCTCGTCCGCTTCGAGCCATCGCTGGGCGAGCGCGTCGCGGCCGGCGACACCCTCTTCGAGGTGACGACGCCCTTCGGCGAGTCGAAGGCGACCGTGACGGCCGACAACGACGGCATCTTCTGGCGAAGTCGGCGCCTCCCGCAGGTCGCGACCGGCGAGTACGTCTGCTCGGTCGGGACCGACCTCGAGGTGATCTGA
- a CDS encoding nuclear transport factor 2 family protein, producing MSDLPTAGSAPIRAYMPSSHPPTPTPVERYYDALDRHEYDALESILSPTFVQERPDRRFEGRDAFVRFMREERPSPDTAHVIDDSTGDGNTVVVEGRVLEDGGDGDALFAFVDTFTIEKGSIVHLETRLR from the coding sequence TTGTCTGATCTCCCGACAGCTGGCTCGGCACCGATACGCGCTTACATGCCCTCGAGCCACCCACCCACGCCGACGCCGGTCGAGCGCTACTACGACGCCCTCGATCGCCACGAGTACGACGCCCTCGAGTCGATCCTGAGCCCGACGTTCGTCCAGGAACGGCCCGACCGTCGGTTCGAGGGACGGGACGCCTTCGTTCGGTTCATGCGCGAGGAGCGACCGAGCCCCGACACCGCCCACGTCATCGACGACAGTACCGGCGACGGGAACACCGTCGTGGTCGAGGGACGCGTACTCGAAGACGGGGGCGACGGCGACGCGCTGTTCGCGTTCGTCGATACGTTCACGATCGAGAAGGGGTCGATCGTCCACCTCGAGACGCGGCTTCGGTGA